The genomic interval ATGCCGAAACAAGTGCATCCAGTTATGGAGCACACGTGCCGGACCTTCCCGGATGCATCGTAGCAGGCAGCTCGCGCGAGGAGGTACTGGAGCTTATCAAGGGAGCAATCGAATTTCATATCCAGGGTCTCAAGGACGAAGGACATATCATTCCCCCGCCTTCCTCTGTAAGCGAGCTTGTAGAAGTAACCACCGCATAATCAGGAAAGGCAGCCGATACACAAACGCGCCATAGAGCCAGCTTTGAAGCGGTTTTTTTTTAACATGAATTTCCAAAAATATTTTTCTTGCTTGTGATGAACAGAATAGATTTATTTGCAATATGGAAATAG from Candidatus Latescibacter sp. carries:
- a CDS encoding type II toxin-antitoxin system HicB family antitoxin produces the protein MDAETSASSYGAHVPDLPGCIVAGSSREEVLELIKGAIEFHIQGLKDEGHIIPPPSSVSELVEVTTA